CGTGGGGGGCGTCGGGCCCGTGGGCTGGCTCGGGTCGTACGGCGCGCCCTTCCCGGCGCAGCGGTACGCCGTGAGGTCGCTCCGCGAGACAAGGCGCTCGAACTTGTCGAGCACCTCGACGCGGACGGGCCCGCACACCTCGGGCACGTAGTACTGGCGCAGGCGCACCTTGCCGGCCGTCGCGTTCTCGACGACGAAGGCGTTGAAGGTGCCTGCGGGGACGGTGATGGATTCCTGGCCCCGCACCGCGTACGTGGTGTTGTAAAGGCCCGAGGTCGTCGATCCGCCGCGCGTGAGGGTGAGGCGGCAGTCGAGGCGCCAGCCGGCGCCCGAGAAGAGCGGGTACTGCAGGCCCTGGCAGGGCGGGTTCCAGTCCGCCTGCGTGTGGCGGCCCTCCGAGGCGGTGTCGGAGAAGCTCGTGAAGACCGAGACGTCGGTCACGTTGCGCACGACGGCGCCGTCGGTCGGGCGCAGGTAGCGCTTCTCCGTCGCGACGGTGCGCGTGATGCCGCCTTCGGCGGTGCGCGTGTTGTAGAGCGATTCGCTCTGGAGGAGGACGACGGTGTGGTTTCGCGTGGACGCGCCGGTCCCTTCGCGGATGAGCTCGTAGCCGCCGACGGTGACGCGCGTCGACCCGGTCGAGTTCTTGCCGAAGTCGGTCACGTCCGTGAAGAGGACGTTGTAGTCCCAGAAGTCGCCCGCGGCGTAGGCCGGGGCGTTGCCGGCGGACGCCGTGGGGAGCGCGAGCGCGGCGAGCGCGAGGACGAGCAGGACCGCGAAAACACGGGACATTGGAGGGTCCTCCGGTGGCGGGAAGGGGGCCGGAGCGGATATAAGGATTTCTTAAACGCGGTGGAACGCGGCGAGGACCCTGCGCCGAGGTCCCGCGAAGCGCGTGGGGGCTTCGGCCTCGACGACTTCGACGGGCGAGAGCCCCGGGAGGAGGCGCTCGACCTCGCCCGGCGCGAAGTAGTGCGCGAGGAGCCCGTCGCGCTCGTACGTCGCGTCCTCGACCCGGCGGCCCGCGCCGTCCCTGAGGTCGCCCCGCGCGAAGTCCACGACGACGGCGATGCCTTTCGGGGCGAGAAGGTCGACGATGGCCGACGCCGCCCGCGCGCGGCCGTCCGCGTCGAGCGCGCCCAGGAGGTGCGATGCGACGACCCCCGCGCACGCGCCGGCGCGCAGCGGCGGCCGCGTCGCGTCCCCGACCGCGGCCTCGCGGGCGCCTCCGAGCGAAACGGCGACCCAGTCGAGCGCGAGCAGGCGGCGATCGGGAAGCGCGGCCGCGAGGGCGCGATGCGTCTTGCCGCCGCCCGCGCCGAGGTCGAGCACCCACCCGGGGGGCGCGGACGCGAGATGCCGCGCGGCAAACGCGGCGTCGCCGCCCCCGCGCCAGGGCGCGGGCTCGCGGGCGTACTTGCGCGTCCAGGCGGCGCGGGCGTCCACGCGGCGTGAGGGCGACGGCGGGTCAAGCGTGTTTCGGGCGCGCGCGTCCCGGTCCCGGTCCCGGTCCCGGACCCGACGCCCGGACCCGGTCCCGGACCCGACGCCCGGACCCGGTCCCGAATCCCGGCACCCGGCGCCCGATGCCCGGTCCCGAGTCCCGGCGCCCGGCGCCCGAGGGTTCGCCGGCCTGAAATAGCGGAAGCGGCGTGGGGGCGGTGATGGCCGCCGTCGTCGACTACCGGGAGCTCGCGGGCGCCACCTTCGCGTGCCTCGAGGGTTGCGGCCTGTGCTGCGCGACGGCGCCCCGCCTCGTGGAGGACGAGCCGCGGAAGCTCGCGGGCCACGCGGCGTACGGCCGCCACGTGCGCCGCCGCTCGGACGGGACGGTGGCGCTCGCGCTTTCGGGCTCCGCGTGCGCGATGCTCGACGGCGCGCGGGCGTGCTCGGCGTACGAGGCGCGGCCGACGGCGTGCCGCCTCTTTCCGTTCCACGTGCACCTCGGCCCCCGCATCCAGGTGAGCCTCCATCGGGGCTGCCCCGGGGTCGCGCCGGGCGCTGCCGGAGCGTCGAGCGCAACGGACCTCGCGAAGCGCGTGGTCGCGCAGGCCTTGACGCCGGCCGCGCTCGCGGAGGCCGACCGCGCCGCCCTGAACTTCCGCGAGTTCGCCCGGCGCGCGGCCGTCGTCGGCTGGGAGGCGTCCCTCGCCGACCTCGCGCCCGCGTTCGCGCCGGTCTTGCCCGACCTGCTCGACCCCGGGCGGCTCGCGGAGATGTACGCGCGCCTCGCAAGCGGCGAGGCGGGCCTCGAGGAGGCGACGGCGGCGCTCGACGAGCCGGGCGACCCCGCCGCGTTCCTCGCGGACCTCGCGCTCGAGACGTTCCAGGAGGATCCCGAGGGCCGCCCGACGCACGTCGCGGACGGTTTCGCGTGGCGCGCGGCCGTCGCGGCGGACGACCGCGTGACGCTGTTCGACGTCCCCGCGCGCGGCGAGCCGAGGATCGTGGCCGAAACGCGCCTCGGGAACCTCCCGGTCGGCGCGCTCGACGACGGCGCCCGCGAGGCGCTCGCGCGCTACCTGGCCATCGCCCTCGCGCGCGACCACGCGGCGGGCGCCGCGGCGCGCCTCGTCGACCGGATGGGCTACGAGGTCACGGTGCCCGCGGCCTACGCCCGCGTGGCGGCGGACACGGCGGGCGGGCTCCTCCTGCGCGCCGCGCTCGAGGCGAAGGCCGCGGGCCGCGCGGTCGCGACGGCGCGCGAGGCCGACCTCGCGATCCGCGCGCAGGACATGGCGTTCCTGAGCCTCCCCACGATCGGAGCGGTCCTGTAGAAAGGCTGAAACCGCGTCGCGGATTTCGCCGCGCGTGCAGGACGACGTCGCCGGCCGCATCCTCCTTGCGCAGCGCATCCTCCGCGAAGGGCTCCAGGGGATGAACGCCGCGCTCGCGGCGCAGAACCTCCCCCCGATCGCTCCCGAGGAGAAGCGCGCGCTCTGGGCTGCGACGGAGGAGGGCGTGTGGGCTCTTCCCGAGGACGTCTTCGCGGACATGGATCCGGCGAGCGACGCATGGCTCGCGGACGCGCTCGACCACGACGAGGTCCGCCGGCTCCTCGAGCGCGCGATCGAGGCCGCCCTCGCGGCGCGCGCCAAGCGCTAGGGTTCGACGAGGCGGACGCCGTTCACGCTCGTGGTCCAGAACGCGGCGGTGTTCTGGGCGACGTTGTTGCCTTCCTGCGTCTCCGCGATCGCGTTTCCGGGATCGAGCACGACGCGCACGTCGAACTTGCCGACGAGCATCGGATCGGTCCAGGCGTACGAGAGCCCCGCCGTGCCGAACGCGGGCACCGTGAGCGTCTCCGTCGCGATCGACCGCCACGTGTTCTTGTAGCGGTACTCGAAGCGGATCTCGGCGTTCTCCGCGACGGCGTTCCCATGGTTGCGCGCGACGACCGTGAGCGTGGACGCCCCGAGCGACTGGAGGTTCGCGGTCGTGCCCGAGAACGAAACGACCTGGAGATCCCACGTGGGCGCATTCTGGACGTTGAGCGGGAGCGCGACCTTGGGCGAGGCCTGCGGAGCGTACTGCACGAAACCCTGGACGAGGAGCGTATGCGGCCCGTTGTGCACGCCCGCCGTCGTGTCCCAGAGATGATACCATCCGACGCTCGTGCCGCTTCCGACGCGCTTCGCCTGGACGGGGCTCGCGCCGTCGATCGACAGGGTGACGGCGGTGATGGGATGGGAGGGATGCGACGCGGTGCCCGTGACGTTCACGACGCCGGCGACGCCCGCGTGCGGGGCGGGCGCCGTGATGACGAGCGAGACGAGCGGGTTCTGAAGGTCGACCACGAGCGTCTCCTCCTTCGCGACGCCGTTGCCCGCCGTCGCGCGGGCCTTGATCGCGAGCGGGCCGTTCGGCTGCGCGTTCGCGTCCACGACGCGCGACCACGAAGTCGTGCCCGTCGCGAGCTGATACGGAAGGTTGCCCCAGGCGACCTCGACCTTCGCGATGCCGCTTGCGTGGGCCGCGGTGCCGGAGACGGTGAAGACGCCGCTCACGGTCTCGCCCGGGATGTGGCTCGTGAACGCGACCGTCGGCGTCGAGCCCACGATGACCTTGCCCTTCATGCTCGAAGGATGGACGCCGCAGTGGTAGTCGAACGTGCCCTCGGTCGGAAACGTCTTCGTGCAGCTTGCGGCGGGCGGCGAGCGCGTCGAGCACCAGACGTCGGACGAGGGCGCACCGACGCCCCCGACGACGCTGTGCGAGCCCGAGGACCAGCTCCACGTGACCGTCTCGCCCGCGAGGATGTTGACGGTGGACGGCGAGAAAGCGAAGTTGGAGACGGCGACGCTCGCGGGGGCCGCGCCCGCGCTCGGCGCGAGCGGCGTCGCGAGCGCGAGGAGGACGACCGCGACGACGAGACCCTGGGCGAGCCTCCCGGACATGGCATGCCCACGCGGAGGACGGGGTATCAACTTTGTCGTGAACGGACCTACGCGAGGAGACCGCGGGTGCGGATCGCGACGTCGAGGACCATGGCCGCGAAGAGGAGGCCGAGGTACAGGATGCTGTACCAGAAGAGCGCCTTCGCGCTCGCGTCGTCGTGCTTCGCCCAGAGCTTCACGGCGAAGCCGAGGAAGAGGCCGCCGAGCACGAGCGCGCTCGCGCCGTAGAAGACGCCGAGCGCGCCGAGGGGCCACGTGAGGAGGAGCGTCGAGGCGACGAGCACGACGCTGTAGGCGACGATCTGGTTGCGCGTCGAGGCCTCGCCCTTCACGACGGGCATCATGGGGACCACCGCGTTCGCGTAGTCCTCCTTGCGCAGGAGCGCGAGCGCCCAGAAGTGGGGCGGCGTCCAGAGGAAGATGATAAAGGCGAGCACGAGCGCGGGCACCGTGAGGGTGCCCGTGACCGCGGCCCAGCCCACAAGCGGCGGGAAGACGCCCGCGAGGCCGCCCCACACGATGTTCTGGGGCGTGCGGCGCTTGAGCCACATGGTGTAGAAGAAGAGGTACATCGCGATCGCGCCCATCGCGAGCCACGCCGCGAGCGCGTTCGTCGTGAACCAGAGGTAGATGAACGCCGCGATGGTGAGCCCGACGCCGAAGTTCAGCGCGTCCGAGGGCGCGACCGCGTTCTTCGGGAGGGGACGACCGCTCGTGCGCGCCATGAGCGCGTCGATGTCGCGGTCATAGTAGGAGTTGAAGGTGTTCGCGGCGGCCGCCGCGAGGACGCCGCCCACGAGCGTGTTCACGATGAGGGACGCCGGGACGGACATGCCGCCCGCGACGAGCATCGCGGAGTAGGCCGTGACGACGAGGAGGAGGATGATGCGCGGCTTCGTGAGCGCGACGTAATCCAGGACTCCCGCGCGGCGCGTCGCGACCGGGGCCTCGTCGGCGCCCGCGGCGACGAGCGCGAGCACGGAGGTGGTCGCCGTCGCGACCGCGGCCTTCGGCTTCGGCGCGCGCGTCTCGGGCTGCACGTAGGCGAGGATGGCCGTCGCGAGGAGCATCGAGTAGATGACCGTCGCCGTCGCGAGGTGGCTCGTGACGATGACGGGCTCGAGCATCTCCGTCACGGTCCATCGGCCGAGCATGACCTGCAGGAAAAGGACCGGGATCGTCGCGATGGGAAGCCACGCGAGGAGCGGGCGGCGGTGACGCTCCGCGCGCCAGCCCCACGCGGCGAGGCCGAGGATCATGAAGCCGACGACCATCGCGAGGGCGCGGTGGACGTACTCGCTCATGACCTGGTGCTCGGTGAAACCCACGTCGTCGGGGATGTCGAAGGGGGGGAGCATGCGGCCCCAGCAGTCCGGCCAGCCGGGGCACGCGAGACCGGCCCCCGTCGCCTTCACGTAGCCTCCGATCGCCATGAGGACGAACGTGGCCACGACCGTGACGACGGCGAGGGTCCGGAACTTCACTCACTTCACCTGGCCGCCGCCGGGCACGACCTCGAGGACGCCGCTCGCGGCGACGCCCGGGGCGGGCGCCTTCTTGGGCGGGACGTAGGTCAGCCACTCGTTCGTGGGCTTCTCGCCCCACGGGTCCTTCGTGACGATGGGCCCGTGGCGCGCCATCCAGACGAGGTTCCAGATGAAGAGCAGCTGCGCCGCGCCGAGGATGAAGGCGCCGAGCGAGGCGAGCTGGTTGCCGAGCGTGAACGGAGCGTCGTACGAGTAGACGCGCCGGGGCATGCCCTCGTAGCCCACCCAGTGCATCGTGAAGAACACGATGTTCAGGCTGATGAGCGTCAGCCAGAAGTGCCACTGGCCGAGCTTCTCGTTGTACATCCGGCCCGTCATGCGCGGGAGCCAGAAGTAGAAGCCGGCGAAGACGCCCATGACCGCGCCGCCGAAGAGCACGTAGTGGATGTGCGCGACGACCCAGTAGGTCATGTGCAGGTGGTAGTCCACGGGGATCGAGGCGAGGAAGACGCCGTCGACGCCGCCGATCGTGAACATCGCGACGAAGCCGAGGCTCCAGAGCATCGGGGTCGTGAACTGGATCTTCGCGTGCCAGATGGACGCGAGCCAGTTGAACACCTTGACGCCCGACGGCACGGCGATGATCATGGTCATGATCATGAAGCCCGTGCGCAGGAGCAGGCTCGTGCCGGTCGCGAACATGTGGTGCATCCAGACCGTGAAGCCGATGAGACCGATCGCGGCCATCGAGTAGGCCATGGCCTTGTAGCCGAAGATCGGGCGGCCCGTGAAGCGCGGGATGATCCAGCTCACGATGCCCATCGGCGGGAGGATCATGACGTACACCGCCGGGTGGCTGTAGAACCAGAACAGGTGCTGGTAGAGGATCGGGTCCGCGAGACACGCGTAGCTCGCGATGCCGGGCTCGCAACCGGGGTTCCAGAAGAAGTTGGTGCCGAGGTTGCGGTCGAAGAGCAGCATCACGAGGGCGCTGCCGATCGACGGCGTCGCGAACGTCACGAGAACGGCCGTGACGAGGACCGACCACACGAAGAGCGACATGTTGTTCAGCGTGACGCCCGGGCCGCGCTCGCGGAACGTGGTCACGATGAAGTTGATCGCGCCGAGCATCGAGGAGACGCCGACGAGCTGGATGCCGAGCGCCCAGTAGTCGATGCCGGGGCCGGGGCTGAAGGGCCGCTCGCTGAGGGGCGGGTAGCCGGTCCAGCCGCCGTTGCCGAGCGCGAAGGCGCCGGCGGACGGGTAGAAGAGGCCCCAGTAGATGACGATGCCCGCCGCGAGGTACGTCCAGTACGAGAGCGCGTTCAGGCGGGGGAACGACATGTCGCGCGCCTTGATGAGGAGCGGGACGAAGTAGTTGCCAAACCCGGCGGCGACGGGGATGATCCACAGGAAGATCATCGTCGTGCCGTGCATTGAGAAGAGCTGGTTGAACAGCTCCGGGTTGATGAGGGCGGTCGCCGCGTCGGCCGGGTCCGTCGGCCACATGAGCTGCCAGCGGATCGCGAGGGCCGCGAGGCCGCCGAGCAGGAAGAACACGAACGCGGTGATGAGGTAGAGGATGCCGATCTTCTTGTGGTCGGTCGTGAAGAGCCACTCCTTCCACGCGGGCGGGTGGCCGTGCTCGTGGTGGCTCATCTCAGTGACCTCCGAGGAAGTACGGGATCGGATCGTACACGACGAAGTAGAGCACGATCCAGACGAGATCGACGAAGTGCCAGTAGAGGGCGAAGGCCTCCACGGCGAGGTGCTTCTCGGCCGTAAACTGGCCCATGAGGCCGCGCACGAGCACGAGGATGAGCATGAGGAGACCGAAGGCGACGTGCAGACCGTGCGTGCCGGTCAGCATGTAGAACGAGGTCGTGTAGTAGTTCGTGGTGAACCCGAAGCCTTCCGCGAAGAGCTTCTGGTACTCGACCACCTGGAGGCCGAGGAAGATCGCGCCGAGGACGACCGTCGCCGCCATCCACTGCACGAAGCGCTTGTGGTTGCCGCGGCGGATCGCGAGGTGCGAGATGTGGCACGTGAGGCCCGAGAGGAGCAGGATCACGGTGTTGATCGTGGTGCCCGGGATGTCGAGGTGGAAGCCGGGCGGCGGCCACGCGAGGCCCTGCGCGATCGCGCGGCCCTCGCCGTTGTACCACGCCGCGAAGAGCGTGCCGAACACGACGACCTCGGTCCCGAGGAAGAGGACCATCGCCATGAACTCGGGCGCCTTCTTCTGGCCGGGCACGTTATCGGGCGGCGACGTCGGCCAGTTGCGGATGTCGTCGCGGATCCAGCCGCCGATCGCGACGAAGAAGATCGCAATCCCGATCACGAGCGGAATCGTGCCGTGCACGACGCCGAGGTAGGCGACGAGAAGCCCGAGACCGATGAGCGGAGGCCAGGGGCTGAGCTCGTGCTCGGCATGCGCGGCAGACCCGGGGGCGGATCCCGTGGGGTGACTCATGGCAACGCCTCTAGAGATAGAAGGATCGAGAGTGCCCTTGCGCGCGGACGCCGGAGAAAGCCGGGCTCGACGAGGCGGCGGGCACCATCGGTTCCACCGCGGGCAGAATCGGCCCTCGGTATAAACGTTGTGTAGCGACTGAACCGACGCCGCCGCGTCGCCCGCCGACGGGGAGAGCGGGCGAAGATTTTTCGCGGCGACCGCCCTCGCCCGGCCGTGCACGCCGCCCGCGTCGCGTCCGTCCTGCTCCTTCTCGTTCTCGCCCCCGCCGCCCACGCCGCGGGCGAGGCGGTCGCCCTCCCCGAGGGGTACGCGGAGCCGCTCGCCGTCGCCCCCGACGGCGCGGGCGGGTTCCTCGTCACGGTCGACCGGCCCCCGGCCCTCCTGCGCTTCGACGCCGCCCGCCGGAGCTACGGCGAACCCGTCGCGCTCCCGGGCCGCGCGGGGGGCGACGGCGGGAGCGGCGCCGACCCGCAGGACCTCGGCGCGGACCTCTGGGGCGTCGTCCCCGACGGCGCGGGCGGCGCGTTCGTCGCCTCCGCGAAGCGCGGCGCGGTGCACCACGTCGACGCGGAGGGCCGCGTGACGAGCATCCCGCTCGGGCCCGACGCGACGCCGCTCTTCCTCGTCGCGGACGGGGCGGGCGGCGCGTGGACGGCGGATTTCGTCTCGGGCCGCGTCATCCGCGTGAACGCCACCTCGAAGGTCGTCGAGGCGCCCTTTCCCAAGGAGGGCCAGCCCGCGGGCGCCGACCTCGGGTCCGACGGCCGCCTCTACGTCGCCTTCGCGGGCCCCGGCGAGCTCGTCGCCCTCGACGGAGGATCGGGCGCGGTCGCTTCCATCGTCGCGGGCCTCGCGGCGCCCGTCACGGTCGGACGCTCGGGCGCGAACCTGTGGGTCGCCGAGCACGGCGCGAACGTCGTGCGGCACGTCGGCGGCCTCCGCGTCCTGACCCCGTGGTCCCCCGAAGGCGAGGTGGGCACGCCCATCGGCCTTGCGCCCGACGGCGCGGGGGGCGTCTGGACGAGCCTCCACACGGTCGGCCTCTTCGCGCGCGCCTTCCCGGACGGCCGCCTCCACGCGTGGCCCGTCCCCCTCGGGAAAGCGGCGAACGCCTACAGCCTCGCGACGGACGGGAAGGTCCTCGTCCTCGCGCTGCACGACGTCGCGCGCCTCGCCGTCGTGGACCTCGCGACGCTCCCCCCCGTCCCGCCGACCCCGAACGAACCGCCCGTGAAGGCCGCGCCCGGCGCCATCACGCGCGCGACGCTCGGCCTCGACGGCCCGGCCCCCGCGAACGCGACGCTCGTGGTCTTCCCGGACGCGGGGAGCGACCTCGGCACCGTCCTCTATGAGGGAGGCCCCGTGAACCCGGGCGCGCGCGCCGCCGCGTTCGCGGCGAACGTGGGCACGAGCGCGAAACCCGGGCCGCACGCCTTCGTCGCGTGCCTCGTCGCGGAGGGCGCCTACGGATGCCGGACGCTGACGCTCGAGGTCGCGGCCCCCGGGTCGCCCACGAGGACCCCCGCCTTCGAGGCTGCGGCCGTCCTCGCAGCGGGGCTGTTCGCGCTCCTCGCGAGGGGTGGCGGCCTCGCGGGACGGAAGCAACGCTGACAAGGAGTGGAAAACTTACATATTTACAAGCTATTGCCCCCATTCTGTCAAAGTTGAGCTCCGCACTCGTCACAGTCTGCTCATTCCCACAGCGCTCGTGGCGGCTCAAGGCACGAGTATCAATACGCCGTGACCTCCGGGGCCGGCGAATACGGACTGGCGATCCTCGCATGGAAGCTCAGCTGAAGCTCCCTCCGTTCGCGATCGCCCTCGCCCTCCTCGCCGGCTGCATTCAACCCGCCGCCGAGGATGAGAGGCAGGAAGATGCGGACTGGCTCATTCCGTATTTGGATGCCACGCCCGCGCTCGACGAGTCGATCGCTCCCGGGGAATGGGCCGCGGCCCTCGTGTTTGAAAGCCGATTCGAGCTGCGCGACGAACGTCCCGGACGGCCCTACGAAGGCGAGTTTCCGTTCCGCGTCGCGATCGGCCATCGTGGAGACCGGCTCTATCTCCTGGCCATCATCACCAACATTACCGGCCATCCCGGCACCCACAGCGATGGGAATGGCACGAATCATTACCCGGATTACTTCAACATCTACTTCGCGATGGGCACCGAGGGCCCCCTCGCGGTTCCGAGCGACCTCCTGATCTGCAAGCACTTCCGCGGGCGTGGGGGCGGGTTGTGGGACGGCTACTGGACGGGAGAACGGTGGACGCGCCAGGAAAGAGGCGAGCCTACCCGACTCTTGGACCCTTATCCGAAGCAAGGCCGATCGTGCAGAGCTGGCCTCGACAGCGCCAATGCGACGATCTTCTGGGAAATTTCGATCCCCAAGCGGCCCTTCGACCGCCGATATGACGGGCTGGACCTCGAAGCGAACGATCGGTTCCGGATCGCCTTCGGCTTCGAGAGGGCGCTTTCGAGTCCCGAGGTCGAGCAGGGCGCCGTCGTCGGGAACCTGGACGTCCACCCGGGCGTCGGTTACACGCCCGAGAACGCCGCGAAGCCCGAGACCTGGCTGTCGGTCCAACTGGCCCCCCCGGCCTCGATCGCCCCGGAGGGTCACGCGCGCGACCCGTACGCGCCGACGGCGTGACGAACTGCTCGAAGAAAACGCTTAAGTCCCCCTTCAAAGCTGCCGGTCTCGGTCCCCATGGCCCGCCGGACGCGCACGCTCCGCAAGATCGCGGTGGTACTCGCGGCTCTCCTCATGACGCTCCCGACCGTCCTCGCGACCGGTACCTACCCGGACGCGTCCCCCGTCGCGGAGCGCATCAGCGACCTCTTCGCCGTGATCCTGTACGTCGCCCTCGTCATCGGCGTGGGCGTCGAGATCGTCCTCATCTGGTTCCTCTGGCGCTCCAAGTCGATCCAGCACCCCCCGACGGGCGAGGAGGAGCGCGGCCACGCCCGCCTCGAGTTCGCGTGGACCGTCGTCCCCGCCCTCATCCTCATCACGATCGCCTACCTCTCGGTGAGCACGCTCGAAGCGACCGACACGCTCCCCGAGGACGGCCCCGACACGATCGACGTCACGGTCGTCGGCGCGCAGTGGATCTGGCGCTTCGAGTACCCCGACGGGTCGACCTCGAGCCCCGACCTCTACGTTGCGGAAGGCGTGAACGTGCGACTCACCATCCGTAGCGTCGACGTCGTGCATTCGTTCAACGTGCCGAGCCTCGGCGTGAAGATCGACGCGATCCCGAACCACGACAACAAGTACTGGTTCCGCGCGACCGCGCCCGGCGAGTACCACATGCAGTGCACCGCGTTCTGCGGCATCTCCCACGCCTACATGACGGGCAAGGTCGTCGTCTTCCCGCGCACCGAGGGCGGCGCGCTCTACGGCGAAGACGCCGCAGGCGTCTCCGGCCCGTCCCGCGGCGAGGAGAACGTCCCGCCGGGCCCCGAGTTCACGGTCGAGCTGCGCGAGAGCAACTGCCCCGGCGACAAGCCCTGGTGCATCGTCCCGCAGGAGATCACCGTCAACGAGGGCGACGGCGTCCACCTCCGCGTGGTCCACGTCGGCACGAACCGCGTCCCGCACAATCTCGCGATCGGGGCGCCCTACAGCTTCAAGACGATCGACCTCGACGAGCGCGGCGAGGAGACGTGGCTCAACTTCACGGCCTCCAAGACCACGACCGGCGCGACCTACATCTGCGCGATCCCCGGCCACGCCACGAACGGCATGACGGGCACCCTCGTCGTCAACGTCCGGCCGTAAGGCCGAAAACCGGGGGCGCGAGCCCCCGCGCTCTTCTCCTTGTCAGGTCGACCTACAGGTCGTACTCCGCCGGGAGCTTGATCGCCCCGAACGCCGAGACGGCCGCCATCGCGAAGAGCGCGACCGAGTGGAGGCGGTGGGGCGGGTCCAGAAACAGGATCACGCCCGCGACCACCGCGCTCGCGCACGCCATCCACATCATGTTCCGCAGCACGGCGCCGCCACGCCCCAACCTCGTGAAAAGCCTTGTGCTGGCGTTGTACCGGACCGGCCCCGATCCGGGCCACGGATCCGTCGATGCGGCGGGCGAGGCGGCCGGGCGCCGAAAGGACCGGGCTACCTTGATAACCCGCCCCATTCATGGGACCCCGGGAGGCTCCAGCTTGCACCGGCCCGAGTCCAGACCGCGCGCCGTCCGCGCGACCGCTTTCGCGGTCGTCGCCATCCTGCTCCTCGCCCAGCCGTTCGCCCTCGCCGCCGACGAGGCGCGGGTCGCGCTGCCGGGACACGTGCCGCCCATCGTCGCCGAGGCCACCCTCCTGGGCCCCACCGACGACGCGAAGCCCATCGGCCTCGTCGTCACGCTCAAGCCCGCCGACCGCGCGGGCCTCGAGGCCGCGGCCTCCGCGGTCACGAACGGACTCATGGCGCCGCTCACCCCCGACGAGGTGACCGCGCGCTTCATGCCGACGACCGCCTCGCTCGACCGCGTCCTCCTGTGGCTCGCCGGCGAGAACCTCTCCGTCGTCCACGTCACCGACAACCGCGCCTCGATCGAGGTGCGCACCACCGTCGCCGAGGCCGAACGCGTGTTCGGCGTCGCGCTCCACGACATCGCCGTCGCCGACGGCCCCGCGTGGCACACCACCGTCGTCGAGCCGCGCGTGCCCGCCTCCGTCGCGCCCCTCCTCGAAGCGATCATCGGCCTCTCCGACCCGCCGCTCCGCACGTACCACGAAGCGACGGAGGAAGGCGAG
This DNA window, taken from Candidatus Thermoplasmatota archaeon, encodes the following:
- the coxB gene encoding cytochrome c oxidase subunit II, with protein sequence MARRTRTLRKIAVVLAALLMTLPTVLATGTYPDASPVAERISDLFAVILYVALVIGVGVEIVLIWFLWRSKSIQHPPTGEEERGHARLEFAWTVVPALILITIAYLSVSTLEATDTLPEDGPDTIDVTVVGAQWIWRFEYPDGSTSSPDLYVAEGVNVRLTIRSVDVVHSFNVPSLGVKIDAIPNHDNKYWFRATAPGEYHMQCTAFCGISHAYMTGKVVVFPRTEGGALYGEDAAGVSGPSRGEENVPPGPEFTVELRESNCPGDKPWCIVPQEITVNEGDGVHLRVVHVGTNRVPHNLAIGAPYSFKTIDLDERGEETWLNFTASKTTTGATYICAIPGHATNGMTGTLVVNVRP